GCAGCCGTCGCACAAGACCTTCATCATCAAGAAGAAGCTGGGAAAGAAGATGAGGCAGAACAGGCCCATCCCTCACTGGATCCGCATGAGGACCGACAACACCATTCGGTAAGCTATCCAATACGGCGTCGTATTGTATTTCTGGAATTTCTGTTCTGAAAATGTGAAGATGAAATGCTTAGGGTGTAATACGGCGTCGTTTTGTGTTTAGGTACAACGCTAAGCGCAGGCACTGGCGCCGCACCAAGCTCGGATTCTAAGGTGGATGGCTGTTGCTGCTTTGGAATTGGGCTTTATGCTGTTTTTCTTAAGGTTTTAATTCGAGATAATAGACTTGGTAATCTCGGATGCTTTATGGTTTGGGAACACTTTGTGCTAGTCCCATAGTATGagatggtgatgaatttgtaGCTTAATTTGTATTTCAAGTAATGGGTTGGACCCACTTTTGCATCATGGTGAATTCTTCGTGCCTACGCAAATCGATGTTTTACTTGTGTTTTTGTGTTCTATTTAGAAGTGGTAATACTATGATTGTATTGGATTGGATTGGACGAGTAATATAGTTTAGCAATGTTTGCTACATGATTCCGATTCTTGAGAGTCTGCAAGTATGGTAAGAGTTTTTCGTTCAGTGTTAGAGTTTTAACATAACAACTAGGCTGGCGAGCTGATTTGTGGATGGTATTTAGATATCTAAGTATGGTCTGGTAGTAATGTTGAACGATTGAACTCTTTGATTTGAACGTGCCTTTATAAGTTGGTTATGTTTATTGATATTCCATATCAAGGCGAAGATAAAAAGGATTTACTGGTGGAATCTGAAATTTAGGTTTACTTTAGTATAGCTTATTGGTGACATTGCAGAGTATCATGTTTCTTGTGTGGTTTGAATTCTGATTCGGCCGTTGTTGGTTAGACAGTATTGAGTTTTGCCGATTGCACAAGTTGGGATATTAGACCCCTATTGAGTTTTGCTGATTGAACAAGTCAGGATATCATTGTGCTGAATGTCGTGTTTTGTTTGATTCACGGTTTGCATTAGTTTGATGTAGCCCATTTGCAAGTCTGAATTTCGGTATACTTATTCCATGTACCTCAGACTTGTAAGGATGCAAAAATATAAGCTTTACAGTTTAGCTAAGTTGGTGCTAGCAATTTGTGTTTATTTACGATCTTTCATTGCTAAGTTGGTCCTGTTATTGATGTAGCCCATTTGCAAGTCTGAATTTCGGTATACTTATTCCATGTACCTCAGACTTGTAAGGATGCAAAAATATAAGCTTTACAGTTTAGCTAAGTTGGTGCTAGCAATTTGTGTTTATTTACGATCTTTCATTGATAAGTTGGTCCTGTTATTGATGTAGCCCATTTGCAAGTCTGAATTTCGGTATACTTATTTCAT
This genomic interval from Argentina anserina chromosome 1, drPotAnse1.1, whole genome shotgun sequence contains the following:
- the LOC126795586 gene encoding 60S ribosomal protein L39-1; the protein is MPSHKTFIIKKKLGKKMRQNRPIPHWIRMRTDNTIRYNAKRRHWRRTKLGF